From the genome of Primulina eburnea isolate SZY01 chromosome 12, ASM2296580v1, whole genome shotgun sequence, one region includes:
- the LOC140806755 gene encoding uncharacterized protein codes for MSPRCAPSTDRQDEIPGGGRGPLPPPGDPATRVLEDMARLLEQVQQAPRPQVDVFEQFRRLNLREFGGTIDPFLAGGWIFSLELHFDYLHMRDSDLARCAIYMLRDDASLWWEGAAHAVDLAILTWARFKELFYGKYFPADVRGRLTREFMSHRQGDASIAEFIRKFDRGCNFVPMIAMDADQKLRHFLDGLIPTLHRDV; via the coding sequence ATGTCTCCAAGATGTGCTCCTAGTACTGATAGGcaggatgagattcctggaggGGGCAGAGGACCTCTACCACCGCCGGGGGACCCAGCTACCCGAGTTCTTGAGGATATGGCTAGACTTTTGGAGCAGGTACAACAAGCTCCTAGACCGCAGGTGGATGTTTTTGAGCAGTTCCGTCGGCTCAACCTGAGGGAGTTCGGGGGTACTATTGATCCGTTCTTAGCTGGGGGATGGATCTTTTCTCTTGAGCTTCACTTTGATTATCTGCATATGAGGGATAGCGACCTGGCTAGGTGCGCCATTTATATGCTGAGGGATGATGCGTCtctatggtgggagggagccgcCCATGCTGTGGACTTGGCCATCCTTACTTGGGCCAGGTTCAAGGAGTTATTCTACGGGAAGTACTTTCCAGCCGACGTCAGGGGCCGCCTGACGAGAGAGTTCATGAGTCACCGCCAGGGGGACGCATCTATAGCGGAGTTCATCCGCAAGTTCGACAGGGGCTGCAACTTTGTGCCCATGATAGCGATGGATGCCGATCAGAAGCTGCGGCACTTTTTGGATGGATTGATACCCACCCTCCACCGGGATgtctga